tgtaaAGTGTAACATTTATAAAACTTTTACCGATCATAGTGTTGAAACCAGACGAGTTGGAGATACTTGCTGTAATAACGTAACGAAACTTTGACCTGATCCAGATTCTGCAGCTTTATGACCTGCTAAGTTTAATAACATTACACAGTGAAGTTGTGTTTTACTTCATTCCTCTGTTACATAAagcctttctgtttttatatgaTGAGATATGAAAAACAGGGACAAAACCGCTGATGggttatatgtgtgtgtgtgtgcagcactaGAAAAACACTGCAATAACTTGTGTCCCATGTCGTTGGCTGAGTGCAGATCGTGGGATTTTCTGCAGGTTCTCTGTGCGTAAGGAGTCCCCTTTTATTTcgctttttaatttattcatctgtttagctgacacttccctcCCGGGAGACCTTGTCTTGAGATACTTACAATAATGCATCTGTCTGTTTTTACActggggtaattttttttttttttatcggagcaattcagggtaaattccttACTCGGGGGtaccagagcaggaggtgggattcaaacccagatccttcaaGTGCCAGGAGGTGGTTCTGGCATATGCAAGTTATGGTTTTCTTCAGTGGTGGGTGGCCAGGCGCTGGGTGAGGGTGTGCTGTGCAGTCTCACAGTGGGCTGTTGCTCTGTATCTCCAAGGGAGCCTTGGGTCCTGGAGCCCCATGCAGTCTGAAGACCCCAGCTACCATGTCCCTGGTCTCCATGGGGTCCAGCACAGTGTCCAGCTTGCTTCGCCTTCTGCACGGTGGGTGGAGGGACAGAGCTGCAGGGGTGGAAATATCGCTGTCGGTGGTAATCCTGCGGAAACGGGTCGAAGTCGTCCAGCTGTCCTGTCCAGTTAACCTGCACAGCATCCTGTGGGTGACAGCAGTGGCACCAACCTCGGCCTGTAGCAGCTTTGAGCAGCATCAAAGACGACGCGTTCATTAATGCAGcactatgcccccccccccctcgaaATTGGAGTCAATTTCCTAGCCACACAAAAGCTTTGCAAACAAACTTCTCTTTGGCTGCAGCTCTCCTGGCACCTTCAGTCGCAGTTTGTGGTTTCTGGGTccaaatccccactcctgctctagcacccttgatACTAGGTACTAACCcagaattgccccagtaaaagtagcctagctgtacaaataggtaaatcgtTGTCAGTAGGCAACATACCGTACTAAGCTGCattgcagaaaagcatttcgtaaataataataataaaaaagaagccaactgaataaatgtaatatatctGTTCTGACCGAGTACCAGCAAAAAATGGTTCCAAACCATATTGATTATCGGGTTTTAAAGCTCTCTCTTCTTTCCCGCTAGATGGATTTTTTCAATATGCTGCTGTAGTTCCTGTGCCAGGGCTCATTTCAGTCGTACGACGGCTGGGCTGATCTTGTCTCGTGTGTTTGGACAAACTCTGAACAGACTTCAAAAGCGGATTAGACTCATCAGATGGCATGCCTGGGGCAATTTTCAGATTAgattggggcgggggggggaccTCTAAGCTTTCCTGATGTACACTAAGTATTTTATTTGAACTTCTAAGTTTCTGCATATCTGCTTTATCACTCACGGTTTATGTTTTATCATGCGAAAAAtagaacaattaaaatgttctcTTGGACAGAAAGTGCATTGTGGCGCATACCTGCATTTGCCGGGCCTCTTGTATGAGAGAGGCCaggaatgaaataaaagagcaaaagaaaaatatcagatGGAACATCAGGATTGTTTTAAAGTGGTATGTTCGTTGATACTGCCTGGGTGTCACGTGTAGCCGTCTAGCTGCCAGAAGGTGtaggtctgtgtgtgtctgcggtatggggtggggtggggtggggtggactACACACACACGAACCAGCACAAACTATGCTGGCTTTTTGGCCATGGTGGTGGAGCCGTCACCAGGCCTGTGTTCATTCATGGCTGATCTGTAAGCACAAGCACAAGCACAGTTTATTCTCTTTCTCACGTCTGTTAACCTCTTGTCCTTGTTAGGGTCACAGCAAtgtggagcccatcccagaatcactggatgCCAAGCTGGGAGGGGTGCGctctggatgagacaccagtccatctcaaggtaGCCATACATACACCCACTGTTACACAGTTTgacattatgggcaatttagagtcaccgacTAACCTGTCTTTTtagtctgtgggaggaaaccagagcactcagaggaaacccatacaaacattAACCACAAAACTTCGGGAGAACACGAAAATTGAGCTGGATTCCGACCTACGTCCAaacgcaggtgctgtgaggcaccagtgttagCTACTGCGGCACCAAAGTACAGGTTTGGACTTGATTTAATTGGTCTGAAGGTGGGTCAACCTACTAAATTctccatttttatatttctgtctCTGCATTCCCAAGGTAACTCAAAGATTAATTAATGTCAACTTTGAGACTGACTTCAGTTTGCTGCAGTATTTATTAATTGCACTTTTGCAGAAATGTTTATTGTGCCTTTTTTGTGCCATGAGAAACATACAGTACTGACTTTTTTCACTAAGGTATGAAATTCCAAGTTTAGTGGAAATTCATTACTCATTTCAATGGAAAGTGGTAAATGAGAGAAACTAAGAAATtcttatatgtttatatatatgtgtgtgtatcatcaTAAACAGTGTACACTAATTACTTCactgaactgaagaaaaatgtagACCAACGAAAGACTAAAGAGTAGTTTACAAGCGGACTTCTGTCATACTTGATGGAATCTGTGCACCATGGGGATTTGCGGCTGTACACGCCCATGGTGACACTGCTTCACTGAGCTCTGAAATCAGAGGCAGGTGCGCTAGTAACGGATTTCCCTTTTTCCACGCGATGCTCAGGGATGATGGACTGTTGTTGGAGTCAAACGCCTTCATGCTTGCTGAGACCGTGTGGGCGAAGTCACTTGGTGGAGCCCGGCTGTGTCCTTGTCCCATTGGAGTCAGTCAACATCGCTGCCTTTCACTGTGTGAATGGCTTCAGTGTTACACTTTTGGCATTATTGCTAGAAGGCACCTGGAAGGAAATTCTAAGACTTGCTTCCAgtaaaacatttgaattttaGATTATTTCTGACAAGCAATAATTACCTGTTATGGTTGTTATTTAGtcttttatgtaaatgtataatttacctTTTTGGCAGAGCCACGTGAGTGACATattgtataaaaacaaatacagacaagctgtagttttttttttttttttacataaacataATTTCACCTTTCTCTTTTAAAGCAGCAATTCTATACACCCATTATCAATAGGTCTTAAACCTATATCACAGCAGCATAGGGTGTGACACACAGAccaacctggacaggacaccagtcctttgAATGCATTCatccaacacacacaaattcattctgtcctacagacacacactaggGGCAGATTAGAGCATCCggtgcacctgaaacacatgacttTAGATTCAATGCCTACAGCCAGTGAGCAGCTCAGGAACTGTGAGGAAATAGAAATACAGACATGCTGTATCTGAATTTCCATGTATGGCTAAACTGCTTTTGACATGCACAAACTTCCTGAGTATTGTAATTAAACCATAACAAATGAGGATTGTTTCTGAATAACGTCTGCATTGTGTAAGTGATAAGCAAAATAGTACATAAGTACATGAACTGTCAGATGTTTAGTAGCAACTTGAATTATATGACTAGTGTATTTACTTTCAAAATCAAAGTGACACTTATCTTGAGTATTGATGAGTTTCAACATTTCTCAGCTTATCTAGGCTGTATTGCTGCTATAGGCATGTTTCATCTAACATTTCAGGCAAAAAACAAGGAATACTTGCTCGAGCTTGTAAGAGATCTGAAATAAGGCTCTTGGCATTATTTTGGAGTAAAACCAAGGCTTCCATGTGTGAATTAAGGGGACAGAAAGGACTATGTAAAATTCACCTGTGGACTCAAACACCAATCAagcattaatttcattttccatccgcatcatttttatattcatatagatatgcatttagattttttttaatacataaaaaaatacacccATATGCTGgtacaacaaaaacagcaccacatttaatatttatgaaGATAGACCAAATAAGATTcccagtacatttatttagtgttttgaTTGGTTCATAGTAAAATCAATGTATCAGAATCTGTAATAGGTAAACACTTCATAGTTTAGaatgtaagaataaaaaaatacaattggcaaaaaagctttaaacatttctgtacaaagtcaatttctgtataaatacctgtaaattggtgaaaaaaaaaagtttaatagcCCAACAGGGGAAGAGTTAAATGCCTAAATAAGTCATGTTGAACTTAACTCTGAACTTAAGTCAATTACTTCCAAAGCACAGCACAAAACACTGATATGCAGggtttgtttaaattttaatttaaaaaaagcttcacTCAGAAGAGAAGTATTTCTGCAAGCTTCAATAACCAAACCAGCTAATAAATATATGGATTGATCAATAATGTGTAGAagaattacagtatataagtTTGGGATCATGGACCATCCTGGAATCATGCAAAATATCAATAACCCCAACATGTGCATCTCTTTGGCTCTTGTAAAGAATCCATCCAGCAGCAGTGTTCAAAGTGAAGGAGTATGTAGGCAGCATGAGAGGAGTAAAGTGCATTCCCTTTAAAAACCAACAGCCGGAGCAGAAATCCAACATCAAGTACAATGCATTTCTCCAGGTTTCTCATACTGATTAAAGAATGTGTCGATGTGACACCATTGTAATTTAAGTGAAACAAGAATTCAGCAACACCTGCAAAATGCCTTTCATTAAAATACTGCTTATTTTAAACAACTACATTAAGAGCTTGGGGGGAGGTCcctaaaatttacaaaaaagctgaaaatatgATTTAATCATTGTTGTACATACAGAGCAAAGAATATTCATCCAAAAATATGATCTTAAATGCTTAGCTGTGTTGATATGGAAAATCtaggaaaaaaggggaaatttttgttttgttaagtATTTGAACTTGCAGCCATCTCTAAAAGTGCAAATGCCTGTGTGGCTCTCAAACCTAAAGAAGTAGGTCGAGAGGTGATGGCAAGTCATTAAGTTTAGCACCATCCATCATACACTGGAGCCTCCATAAAGATTTTTTCCtctaactccacacagagcacCAGTCAGGAGTTCACACAACCTTCAACATGACCTTAAATGTAGTTCCACCTTACTGAGATGCAATGCTACTCTGCCAACAGTGGTTCATATACCTCACCTAGGTGCACCTTGTCATTTCTGCTTTCTTTACCAATGTCGGCAAACCTGGTCCTTAAAGGCAATTCCatcctgcccctcccccatctgTACCTGTGACAAATTGAGAAATTAGAAGTGAGCCCAACATGGACTTTCATTTGTTTAGTGGAACTCTAAGGCCTACGCACAAGGCTGTTATACGTTTTTACCACTTGATTTATACACACGGACACCAACATTATGGGGAAGCCACGGTCTTTCCAAAAAAGAGGGACAGGGGGAAtctctgtaaataaatatttcaatgagTTTCTGCAGACAATAGATTTTGGTATCAACTACTAGAAAAATGTCAGTCTTCTGCAATGTTATAATTGTTTAActctataaatataatttatatagttTCTTTCCTCTTAAAACTTATTTGCAGACAAACTGGTCCACTATTTTCGTGCACCTCTTGCATTTGACGTAGCAGCACCAGTGGAACTTGCAGTGGCACCTCTCAACCACCTGAGCCTTGTACTGGTCATAGCCGCGGCCACAGCACATGAGCTCACAGCCGTCCATGCCCTCCGAGGTCTTGTTGCAGAGGCGGCCTGTGGTCCCTAGCGAGCCCGTGCTCTCATTGCTCACGCAGTAATCCGGGCTCTGGTCAATATAGATGAGGTCATTGCTTGTGGGTGCGTTGAACTTGTTGTTGACCTGGACCAGCTTGCCTCGGGGGTTGAGCTTCATGATGGTGGCGCTGTCATACTTTTCTTTGAGTGCATCGCCCACTTTGCGGAAGTCAGCCAATTGCAGCCAGCAGGTCTTCAGGCTGCAGGAGCCTGAGACTCCGTGGCATTTGCAAGAGACATGGGCCAAGTCCGATACAGCCTGTAtgtcaaaacaaaagaaacatgaGTTTCAGCATTGAACCCAAACTTGTTCTCACTCCTTTAGACAATCACATGAGAGCTGCTTTGAACTATACCACACTGCCATGACAATAGAAGAATAAGGTTGctcaaacattttcagttaaaacaaaatcaacagtgaattaattaaaaataatggaaatgtttaGTTTCGTCTGAAATGTTCAATTTGCctaaaaaattataaaagaaacattaagaTTCAATCTAGGAAAGGCTTAAGAATCAAAGTTCAAAGAAAACCCTTGAAAGAAAATGTCTGAAACCTGTTACCCAGATGAAAACCGATAGGGCTCAAATCAGTTCAGCCTGCATTTTCTTGGTTTCATCTAAGACAAAACTGCATGCTGGTGTCCACCATTGCCAAGACGCCATGACGATTTACAAAGAGAGCATATTGAGGACACTTACCCTTCTCCCTGCTTCATTGTTGTGCAAGTTCATCAAGAGACGAGCACTCTCGTGGGATCCCTTCTGATAGGTCTTCTCACGCTCACGGGCATCCACAAACTCTTTTGAGAACCTGTAGCCATAGTTGAGGTTGTCTCCACAGCCACCCCACAGCCAGTCCCGGGGCAAATCTTTAGGCCGGGCCGCCCTGCTGCAACCACACGACGACAGCTCCCCCTCCCGGCAAGCGCGGCTGACTGCGTTGACCACACCCGCTGCACTGATGGCATACGTGAAGGCTGTCTCACGGCTTCCTAGTAGGGTACAAGCATTGCAGCCATCAGTTGATGTGCACAAACACAGTATGTGGTGCACAACTGAAAGATCGGGGGGGGAATGGGACTTAACAGAAACCAGGACAGAAACTGTATACTGCATAACAGTATAAAGGAGGAATTAAGTTAACTTTTcccataaaaacacaaacaaaaacatgcacatttcaGCACTTCTCTGGTAGCCTGACAACACAAGTCGGCCTAATCTGACCCTCATAATTCTCCAGGAAAGGTGATGAAAGGTCCAAAATAGGGAGGGTATACTGAAGACTTCCTCTGGCAGCCACCGACAGGAAATTTCCTGTACGACAGGGCATGCAGTGAATCTGTGCCCCTCAAACAGTCTGAAAGAACGTTCAAAGGGCTAAAAACAAAATGGTACATCGCAGTAGATCCTGGAAACCATTTTCAAATGTGAATAACAGAGGTTCTGAATCTTATCCAGATAGGAAAACTTGACAGCAGGGTCAGCCAAGGGGGAAAAAGGTCATTACATTTTACAACTTCAAACACATTGAAGGAGATTGCCTAATAGCAGAGTTGTTGACAGATGAGCTGTCCTCATACTGCTGGTCATCTTCAGACATTCCATACTGCCCTTTCTCAGTGGCCATGTTGCACACTGGCAACATCACTACCTAGCAGTAACCTATTCCAAGATATATTCCACACATTATGTTGACAAAAAACTAGGGTGTGTTCCAGCTCTTCCATGTCTACAGTTTCCATTGAACACTTAAAATAACTTGAtcagtaaattatttttgctcCCCAGTTAATAAACATTCCCCCCAGTTTAAAGATagattttcagtttgaaaaactTCCTCAGCCACCCTGGGGATCAAGATGAAATGCAACTCGTTTCTATATACTGTCACAGAATTAAAACCCACATTTGCattgacattttaaattgtcacgAAAACACTGGCTACTTCCAGGTTTTGCCTAGCTTTCAATAGtcttttcagaacaaaaaaaaacattatgaaaaGCAGTGCGTGTCTGTTGGTGTATGGTTTTCAgtttaaacaaacagaaaagtgGTGATATGACACAAAAGTCAGGGAGTGTCTTGCAATCCACAAAGACACGCAAGACTCCAAACTAGGACCCAGTTAGTCTGGCACGACATAGTTCAGCAGCGCTGAGAAGCTGCAGGGCCCACAGAGAACATGATTCCTGTACTCTAGCAATGCCATTTAGGTACAACATTAACGCATGAAAACTGTCATACTCGagttctttttt
Above is a genomic segment from Scleropages formosus chromosome 2, fSclFor1.1, whole genome shotgun sequence containing:
- the wnt5a gene encoding protein Wnt-5a — encoded protein: MLPPHRLGFSTFTIIMDSRHFVFTVAFLAFFMQAVVEASSWWSLAMNPLLIPEAYIIGAQPLCSQLAGLSQGQKKLCQLYQDHMQYIGEGAKTGIKECQYQFRNRRWNCSTVDNSSVFGRVMQIGSRETAFTYAISAAGVVNAVSRACREGELSSCGCSRAARPKDLPRDWLWGGCGDNLNYGYRFSKEFVDAREREKTYQKGSHESARLLMNLHNNEAGRRAVSDLAHVSCKCHGVSGSCSLKTCWLQLADFRKVGDALKEKYDSATIMKLNPRGKLVQVNNKFNAPTSNDLIYIDQSPDYCVSNESTGSLGTTGRLCNKTSEGMDGCELMCCGRGYDQYKAQVVERCHCKFHWCCYVKCKRCTKIVDQFVCK